A window from Candidatus Goldiibacteriota bacterium HGW-Goldbacteria-1 encodes these proteins:
- a CDS encoding molecular chaperone DnaK, whose protein sequence is MAKIIGIDLGTTNSCMGLMEDNRLLVIPNDENFRTTPSVVAFTKEGQILVGNAAKRQQVMNPENTIFSIKRFIGRKFNDPTVANDLRLMPYKLVRAANGDVWVEVMGRTYSPPELSAMILMKLKKDAENYLGEAVDKAVVTVPAHFNDSQRQATKDAGKIAGLEIVRIINEPTAAALASGFDSKTKMRVVIYDLGGGTFDVSILELGQGIFKVLSTSGDTHLGGDDFDQAIIDHLVAEFLKKEGIDLKNDRVALQRLKDAAEKAKINLSTLESVEITLPFLAATNDGPKHLQTVLSRPTLEAITKIIAEKTAGPCEMALNDAGMRASDIDEVVLVGGQTKMPLVREVVKRIFRKDPFSGVNPDEAVASGASKQASVLKGDIRDILLLDVTAFSLGIKTEGGIFSKIVEKNSSIPLRKTEVYTTTQENQSFVRIEVFQGEKPMASDNKMIGTFDLVGIPPGPKGSAKIDVIFDIDANGIIRVSAKDQSTGKEQAIKITADSGLSKSELENKTREIGAEFAKKISKGEKIQAKQDYKEVPAQDGEGGGLASATEEESESKKKKSIFDIFKKKEG, encoded by the coding sequence GTGGCAAAAATTATCGGGATAGACCTTGGAACGACAAACTCTTGTATGGGTTTGATGGAAGACAACAGGCTTTTGGTGATACCGAATGACGAAAATTTCAGAACAACCCCGTCGGTAGTGGCGTTCACCAAAGAAGGGCAGATACTTGTAGGCAATGCCGCAAAAAGGCAGCAGGTAATGAACCCTGAAAATACTATTTTTTCAATTAAAAGGTTTATAGGCCGTAAATTTAATGACCCTACAGTTGCAAATGATTTAAGGCTTATGCCATATAAACTTGTCCGCGCCGCAAACGGCGATGTATGGGTGGAAGTAATGGGAAGGACGTATTCGCCCCCGGAATTATCTGCAATGATACTTATGAAGTTAAAAAAAGACGCTGAAAATTATCTTGGCGAAGCCGTGGATAAAGCGGTAGTTACTGTTCCGGCGCATTTTAATGATTCGCAGAGGCAGGCTACAAAAGACGCAGGCAAAATAGCCGGCCTGGAAATCGTAAGGATAATAAATGAACCCACTGCCGCGGCTTTGGCCAGCGGTTTTGACAGCAAGACAAAAATGAGAGTTGTAATTTATGACCTTGGCGGCGGAACTTTTGATGTATCCATACTGGAACTTGGGCAGGGAATTTTTAAGGTCTTATCCACAAGCGGCGACACGCACCTTGGCGGCGATGACTTTGACCAGGCAATTATAGATCACCTTGTTGCGGAATTTTTAAAAAAAGAAGGAATTGACCTGAAAAATGACAGGGTTGCGCTTCAAAGGTTAAAAGATGCGGCGGAAAAAGCAAAGATAAACCTTTCCACGCTGGAATCCGTGGAAATAACGCTTCCATTTTTAGCAGCTACAAATGACGGGCCAAAGCATCTTCAGACAGTTCTTTCAAGGCCCACGCTGGAAGCAATAACGAAAATAATAGCCGAAAAAACAGCCGGCCCATGTGAAATGGCGCTTAATGACGCGGGGATGAGGGCAAGCGATATAGATGAAGTGGTCCTTGTAGGCGGGCAGACAAAGATGCCCCTTGTACGTGAAGTGGTAAAAAGAATTTTCAGAAAAGACCCTTTTTCCGGCGTAAATCCGGACGAAGCGGTTGCGTCAGGCGCTTCAAAACAGGCGTCTGTTTTAAAGGGTGATATCAGGGACATATTGCTGCTTGATGTTACCGCGTTTTCGCTTGGTATTAAAACAGAAGGCGGTATCTTTTCAAAAATAGTTGAAAAAAACAGTTCCATACCGCTTAGAAAAACAGAGGTATATACCACTACGCAGGAAAATCAGTCTTTTGTAAGGATAGAAGTTTTCCAGGGTGAAAAACCAATGGCTTCTGATAATAAGATGATTGGTACTTTTGACCTTGTGGGAATTCCTCCCGGGCCTAAAGGTTCGGCAAAAATAGATGTTATTTTTGACATTGACGCGAACGGAATCATAAGGGTTTCCGCTAAAGACCAGTCTACCGGAAAAGAGCAGGCGATAAAAATAACGGCGGACAGCGGGCTTTCAAAATCGGAACTTGAAAATAAAACCAGGGAAATTGGCGCTGAATTTGCAAAGAAAATCTCTAAAGGCGAGAAGATTCAGGCGAAACAGGATTACAAAGAAGTTCCCGCGCAGGATGGCGAAGGCGGCGGTTTAGCGTCTGCGACCGAAGAAGAAAGCGAATCAAAAAAGAAAAAATCAATTTTTGACATATTCAAGAAAAAAGAGGGGTAA
- a CDS encoding NADH-quinone oxidoreductase subunit N, which translates to MNIALLSHEFALAGIAFLIFILDLFGAGKKTTGRVFTFSMLAMLVYVILSRKDGVMLDGAYATDGISWFAKIIFLSGAFLTGMLSVDTLKLSDKRAGAYYFLLASSTLGMMFLASSKELITLYVSLELATISLYALAAIYREEALSLEAGIKYLILGAVSSGILLYGLSLIYGVTGTTYLDRILFYTTANGFQPVFVLAVIMVILGIGFKLSMVPMHVWTPDVYQGSPTPVTAFISVASKAAGFIFAIRLLSYTLIKAGFVWEPILAILALLTMTIGNLIAIPQKNIKRLLAYSTISQAGFLLVGFIGAPVIGVSSVLFYLLAYTVTNIAAFGVVAVFEKSTGSNEIDDYAGLAQTQPVMALTLMVALLSLAGIPPLVGFAGKVYLFYAAMEKGYLWLVIAGALNSTISLYYYLLILKRMYIWDKSKTSTLPKVHVPAMVTAALIICCAAMLILGIMPGFVIDITNAAAEGMFRP; encoded by the coding sequence TTGAATATCGCGCTTTTAAGCCACGAATTCGCCCTTGCGGGAATTGCTTTTCTTATATTCATTCTTGACCTCTTTGGAGCCGGTAAAAAAACAACAGGCCGCGTATTTACTTTTTCAATGCTGGCTATGCTTGTATATGTTATTCTTTCAAGGAAAGACGGAGTTATGCTGGACGGCGCTTATGCAACGGACGGCATTTCATGGTTTGCCAAGATAATTTTTCTTTCCGGCGCGTTTTTAACCGGAATGCTTTCTGTTGATACCCTTAAATTAAGCGATAAAAGGGCGGGTGCGTATTATTTTCTTTTAGCTTCTTCCACGCTTGGAATGATGTTTCTTGCCTCGTCAAAAGAATTAATAACCCTTTACGTATCCCTTGAACTTGCCACAATAAGTTTGTACGCCCTTGCCGCCATTTACAGGGAAGAGGCGCTGTCGCTTGAAGCGGGTATTAAATACCTTATTCTTGGCGCGGTGTCGTCAGGCATACTGCTTTACGGGCTAAGCCTTATCTACGGTGTGACAGGCACCACATATCTTGACAGAATATTATTCTATACAACAGCTAACGGTTTTCAGCCCGTGTTTGTGCTGGCTGTAATAATGGTGATACTTGGAATAGGGTTTAAGTTATCCATGGTACCCATGCACGTATGGACGCCTGATGTATATCAGGGGTCGCCCACGCCTGTTACAGCTTTTATTTCTGTGGCGTCAAAGGCGGCTGGGTTTATATTTGCCATAAGGCTGCTTTCGTACACGCTTATTAAAGCGGGATTTGTATGGGAGCCAATCCTGGCAATTCTGGCGCTGCTTACTATGACTATCGGCAACTTAATAGCAATCCCCCAGAAAAATATTAAACGCCTTCTTGCGTATTCAACAATATCGCAGGCGGGATTCTTGCTTGTAGGTTTCATAGGCGCGCCTGTAATAGGGGTAAGTTCTGTCCTTTTTTACCTTCTGGCATATACGGTGACCAACATAGCGGCTTTTGGAGTGGTGGCGGTTTTTGAAAAGTCCACCGGTTCCAATGAAATTGACGATTACGCCGGGCTGGCGCAGACACAGCCGGTAATGGCATTAACCCTTATGGTGGCGTTATTATCGCTTGCCGGAATTCCGCCCCTTGTGGGATTTGCGGGAAAAGTGTACCTGTTCTACGCTGCAATGGAAAAAGGGTATCTATGGCTGGTAATTGCCGGCGCTTTAAACAGCACTATCTCGCTTTATTATTACCTGTTAATCCTCAAAAGGATGTATATATGGGATAAAAGCAAGACTTCAACCCTGCCAAAAGTACACGTGCCTGCAATGGTGACCGCCGCGCTTATTATATGCTGCGCTGCCATGCTGATATTGGGAATAATGCCGGGCTTTGTAATTGACATAACCAACGCGGCCGCGGAAGGTATGTTCAGGCCGTAA